In Carassius auratus strain Wakin unplaced genomic scaffold, ASM336829v1 scaf_tig00036640, whole genome shotgun sequence, a single genomic region encodes these proteins:
- the LOC113082656 gene encoding polymeric immunoglobulin receptor-like, protein MAAQPKTKILYISLGFWLIIGVECYDAWTNHILNVQTGGSVTIPCHYDKKYTQQKKCWSSDIGQTYTNTTEQNLSVIDHPDQSLFTVTMRNLQDEDTGDYRCIVDIEGIMSSTYEVYIKVQSAPNVSVVNSSVSGHEGGDISVQCLYSSGDQNKVKRWCRYKDQRCYTVGRTDTSQNSSVQIRDDDGRRSFTVLMTGLRRTDSGWYCCSAGGVINPVQLTVTEAEPEKEKDTDNDLLTVWLRVSAALLLLLILISVFIWRLRRRPKQDEHQTRERKSSTTTDPDPVNDIIYYSTIDHDPGSEAMKSPAGGAINSIIYSTVAPH, encoded by the exons ATGGCCGCACAACCAAAGACAAAAATACTCTACATTTCATTAGGTTTTTGGCTTATTATAG GTGTTGAATGCTACGATGCTTGGACAAACCATATATTAAATGTTCAGACTGGAGGATCTGTCACCATCCCATGTCATTATGACAAGAAATACACACAGCAGAAGAAATGCTGGTCCTCAGATATtggtcaaacatacacaaacacaacagagcaGAATCTGTCAGTAATTGATCATCCTGATCAGAGTCTCTTTACTGTGACTATGAGAAACCTGCAGGATGAAGACACTGGAGATTATCGTTGTATTGTGGACATTGAAGGAATAATGAGCAGCACATATGAGGTTTATATCAAGGTTCAATCTG ctcctAATGTGTCTGTGGTGAACAGCAGTGTCTCTGGACATGAAGGTGGTGATATCAGTGTTCAGTGTCTCTACAGTTCTGGAGATCAGAATAAAGTCAAACGTTGGTGCAGATATAAAGATCAGAGATGTTACACAGTGGGGAGGACTGACACATCCCAGAATTCATCAGTGCAGATCAGAGATGATGATGGGAGAAGATCCTTCACTGTGCTGATGACTGGATTGAGACGGACTGATTCTGGCTGGTACTGCTGCTCTGCTGGAGGTGTAATTAATCCTGTTCAGCTTACTGTAACGGAGGCAGaaccagagaaagagaaagacac AGATAATGACCTCCTGACTGTGTGGCTTCGAGTTTCAGCTGCGCTTCTGCTCTTACTGATTCTGATCAGTGTTTTCATCTGGAGACTGAGACGGAGACCCA agcaGGATGAACACCAAaccagagagagaaaaagcagCACAACCACTGACCCA GATCCCGTTAATGACATAATCTACTACAGCACTATTGATCATGATCCTGGGAGTGAAGCGATGAAGTCTCCAGCAGGTGGAGCAATAAACAGCATAATATACAGCACTGTGGCTCCACACTGA